From a region of the Buchnera aphidicola str. Ak (Acyrthosiphon kondoi) genome:
- a CDS encoding outer membrane protein assembly factor BamD, protein MKKKNSIIFIFMILFLNLTVHSESLKNNNFIETYILYKESNKELKNEHFDNAIYMLEKIKKNNIANFDNDKVQIHLIYAYYKNLNFNIAQKNIEEFMRCYPNHPNTDYVRYIKCLISMSLDKNILLKILPINYHKNDINYSINAFFQLNNFIHQYPQSLYLINAKKKLICLKYHLSEYDLAILKFYFSHKEYIAVINRGEEILQKYSETPAARQALIYIEKSYKALKIFDTAKKISKIILLNQIKET, encoded by the coding sequence ATGAAAAAAAAAAACAGTATTATATTTATTTTTATGATTTTATTTTTAAACTTAACTGTGCACTCCGAATCTTTAAAAAATAATAATTTTATAGAAACATATATTCTTTATAAAGAATCTAATAAAGAATTAAAAAATGAGCATTTTGATAATGCAATATATATGTTAGAAAAAATAAAAAAAAACAATATTGCTAATTTTGATAATGACAAAGTTCAAATACATTTAATTTATGCTTATTATAAAAATTTAAATTTTAATATAGCTCAAAAAAATATAGAAGAATTTATGAGATGTTATCCAAATCATCCAAATACAGATTATGTTAGATATATAAAATGTTTAATTAGCATGTCTTTAGACAAAAACATACTTTTGAAAATTTTACCTATAAATTATCATAAAAATGATATTAATTATTCAATAAACGCGTTTTTTCAATTAAACAATTTTATTCATCAATATCCTCAAAGTCTCTATCTTATTAATGCTAAAAAAAAATTAATATGTCTGAAATATCATTTATCTGAATACGATCTGGCAATATTAAAATTTTATTTTTCTCATAAAGAATATATAGCAGTTATAAATAGAGGAGAAGAAATACTTCAAAAATATTCAGAAACACCAGCTGCACGACAAGCCCTTATATACATAGAAAAATCTTATAAAGCATTAAAAATATTTGATACAGCAAAAAAGATATCAAAAATAATTTTATTAAATCAAATTAAAGAAACTTAA
- the alaS gene encoding alanine--tRNA ligase, translating to MKKTTNTIRQDFLRFFKEKKHVIVPSSSLVPHNDSTLLFTNAGMNQFKEIFLGQKKSDYPCVATVQRCLRTGGKHNDLENVGYTSKHHTFFEMLGNFSFGDYFKQEAIEYAWELLTSKKWFNIPKNKLWISVYQDDDETYNIWHKIIKIPSERIIRIGDKNNTKYESENFWQMGDSGPCGPCTEIFYDYGNEIINNPLEFLENKKNRFIEIWNIVFIEFNRISKTKIISLENKSIDTGMGLERISAVLQNVFSNYNIDIFQELIKAISKLSTINNSNAISLQVIADHIRSCAYIIADNITPSNEHRGYVLRRIIRRALRHGHKIGIKKHFFYKLVSNVIQAMGNSADILKENQEKIEKILKIEEIQFSYTLDKGLKILNYEIQKIHNNILPGKIAFYLYDTFGFPIDLTADVCREKNIKIDYTNYKIEKEKQKKQSNINKTFHKNYNDNIVLNDTCFFEGYTKNTIQSSVKYIFVNNQSVATITKDENGIIFLDKTPFYGESGGQIGDIGQLYNQQSSFIVENTKKYGKMIGHIGKLISGKITVNDPIYSQIDKNHRHFIQLNHSATHLLHAALRKILGNNVSQKGSLVTNKYLRFDFSYFAPIEMSQIQKIEHVVNMKIRNNIKIETEELSLEEAKKKKAMAFFDNQYSSIVRVVFINNFSIELCGGTHAERTGDIGLFKIISQSSIASGIKRIEAVTGKKAIDYLHEKDNYIKDISLILNCNNFDIKEKAKKLTITIKNLEEKIIQIQKKENVQYIKKLLKNVTDIQGTKFLSNIFYDHEHKLLRIIVDQLKQELKNTIIILINIINNRFTIIIGVTKNLFKNITAIKIMDMIKNETNGKGGGKKEIAEGGGIYTKQLLTILNNIKPWINTQLNKK from the coding sequence ATGAAAAAAACAACAAATACAATACGTCAAGATTTTTTAAGATTTTTTAAAGAAAAAAAACATGTAATTGTTCCAAGTAGTTCTTTAGTTCCACATAATGATTCTACATTATTATTTACTAATGCAGGAATGAATCAATTTAAAGAAATCTTTTTAGGTCAAAAAAAAAGCGATTATCCATGTGTAGCTACTGTTCAAAGATGTTTAAGAACTGGAGGAAAACACAATGATTTAGAAAACGTAGGATATACTTCAAAACATCATACATTTTTTGAAATGCTTGGTAATTTTAGTTTTGGAGATTATTTCAAACAAGAAGCAATTGAATATGCCTGGGAATTATTAACATCCAAAAAATGGTTTAATATACCAAAAAATAAATTATGGATTTCAGTATATCAAGATGACGATGAAACATATAACATATGGCATAAAATTATAAAAATCCCTTCCGAACGCATTATAAGAATAGGTGATAAAAATAACACTAAATATGAATCTGAAAATTTTTGGCAAATGGGTGATAGTGGACCATGTGGTCCTTGTACTGAAATATTTTATGATTATGGAAACGAAATTATAAATAATCCATTAGAATTTTTAGAAAATAAAAAAAATCGTTTTATTGAAATCTGGAATATTGTTTTCATAGAATTCAATCGAATTTCAAAAACAAAAATTATTTCTCTAGAAAACAAATCTATAGATACAGGTATGGGATTAGAAAGAATATCTGCTGTTTTACAAAACGTTTTTTCTAATTATAATATTGATATATTTCAAGAATTAATTAAAGCTATATCTAAATTGAGTACTATAAATAATTCTAATGCTATTTCCTTACAAGTTATAGCAGATCATATTAGATCTTGTGCATATATTATCGCAGATAATATCACCCCATCAAATGAACATAGAGGTTATGTTTTAAGAAGAATTATTAGAAGAGCATTAAGACATGGGCATAAAATTGGAATTAAAAAACATTTTTTTTATAAATTAGTATCGAATGTAATTCAGGCTATGGGAAATAGCGCTGATATATTAAAAGAAAACCAAGAAAAAATAGAAAAAATTTTAAAAATAGAAGAAATACAATTTTCTTATACCCTGGATAAAGGTTTAAAAATATTAAATTATGAAATACAAAAAATACATAATAATATACTTCCAGGTAAAATTGCATTTTATCTTTATGATACCTTTGGATTTCCAATTGATTTAACAGCAGATGTTTGTCGTGAAAAAAATATAAAAATAGATTACACTAACTACAAAATAGAAAAAGAAAAACAAAAAAAACAATCAAATATTAATAAAACATTCCATAAAAATTATAATGATAATATCGTTCTAAACGATACTTGTTTTTTTGAAGGTTATACAAAAAACACAATACAATCATCTGTAAAATATATTTTCGTAAATAATCAATCCGTTGCTACTATTACAAAAGATGAAAATGGAATTATTTTTCTTGATAAAACGCCGTTTTATGGTGAGTCAGGAGGACAAATAGGTGATATAGGTCAATTATATAATCAACAATCATCTTTTATAGTAGAAAATACAAAAAAATATGGAAAAATGATAGGACATATTGGAAAATTAATTTCAGGAAAGATTACAGTTAATGATCCAATTTATAGTCAAATTGATAAAAATCACAGACATTTTATTCAATTGAATCATTCCGCAACACATTTATTACACGCTGCATTACGAAAAATTTTAGGAAATAATGTTAGTCAAAAAGGATCTTTAGTAACTAATAAATATTTAAGATTTGATTTTTCTTATTTTGCGCCAATAGAAATGTCTCAAATACAGAAAATTGAACATGTTGTTAACATGAAAATTCGAAATAATATTAAAATTGAAACTGAAGAATTAAGTTTAGAAGAAGCTAAAAAGAAAAAAGCGATGGCTTTTTTTGATAATCAATACAGTTCTATTGTACGAGTTGTATTTATAAACAATTTTTCAATTGAGCTTTGTGGTGGTACACATGCTGAAAGAACTGGCGATATTGGATTATTTAAAATTATTTCTCAATCAAGTATAGCATCAGGAATTAAAAGAATTGAAGCTGTAACGGGGAAGAAAGCTATAGATTATTTACATGAAAAAGATAATTATATAAAGGATATATCTCTTATACTAAATTGTAATAATTTCGATATTAAAGAAAAAGCCAAAAAACTTACAATAACGATAAAAAATCTAGAAGAAAAAATAATTCAAATACAAAAAAAAGAAAATGTACAATATATAAAAAAATTGCTTAAAAATGTAACTGATATACAAGGAACAAAATTTTTATCAAATATTTTTTATGATCACGAACATAAACTATTAAGAATAATAGTTGATCAATTAAAACAAGAGCTAAAAAACACAATTATTATCTTAATAAA